Genomic segment of Saprospira sp. CCB-QB6:
TCTTTATAGCGAAAGTGCCGTTGTTCGCAAATCTGTTCTGTTTGGCCATTGATTTTTTCTAGAATCAGGCGATAATAGTAATCTTTATTGGGCCATAGAATTTGAGGTTCTTGCCAGTGGTAACTTTGTTGGCCTCTATAATTGCCTTGAGAGGGAATACGGGCCAGCGTTTGGAAGTCGCCATTTTCACTAGCTCTTTCGATGCGGATATAAGCGTTGTCTTCCTCTTGGCCGAGGGTCCAAAAGAGTTGGGGTTGACCTAATTGACTATTTTCTAGTTGAAAATCTTGGCAATTGGCGGATAAGAGTATACAACTAATCGTAATATCATTGCTAACGGCACAGGTTCCATCGGTTGCGGTAACTTGGTAAGTGGTGCTTGCCCCTAGAGGGCTAGCAGTAGGATTAGAAATAGATGGATCGGAAAGCGTTGCGGCTGGTGACCAGCTATAATTACTAGCTGAAGAGCGTTGATAATCTACGCTAGCGGCGGTCAGGCAAGAGTAATTGCCCGAGCAACTAAAATTGACATTACTGTTGGGGACAAGGCTTAAGGCAACTTGGCCATCATCATTCCAGCTATTCCAGCTTGCAGTAGGGATAGCCACCGTATTGCAAAAGCCGGGAGACCCACAATCGGAATAGGTAGCACCAGCTGTTAGCTCATTAAAAATTCCTAAGCTAAGGCCATCTTCTCCAAAGAGTTCGACACCTTCAGTGCTAGAACCATAGTCTCCTTCTAGGCAAAACTCTAGGGTTACATTGCTAGTGGCATCAGGCACGCTATTATCAAATAGGAGTTGGTGGGTATAGTTAAGGGTACTGCCAGAGCAATCGCCTCCAGTACCAGCTGCTGTACAGTAACTGAGTTCCATACGTAAAGAGTCATCTCCACAAAGACTTTCATTGATTCCGCCTTGATCTGTAGCCACAAAGCTAATACTCCCATTAGCGGCCCAGCCATCTAGTTGAGCGTCGGTTAGGGTAATTGTGGTAGTATGTACAGTTCCACACTGAGTTCCAGATCCACCGATACTCCCCAAAGCGGCGCCATTTTCATCGCTAATATCCCAGATTTCATTGCTTCCATTAAGGTCTCCAAAAGCATAAATAGTTAGGGTTCCTCCGCCGGAAGCGCCAGTGGGAGTAGCGTTAAAGGTCATTGTTGTTACATCGCTAAGGTTGGGATCGGGGTCGATATAGCTAATAGCTTCATTGTAGCAACTACTAACCGTAGAAATTGGCATAGCTTCACTATAAGTTGTAGCTCCGCAATAAGAGAGAGTGATAGATACAGAATCCTCTGTACAAAGGCTAGGATTAACCGATGAAGAACCAACAGATCGGAAGCTAACAGTTCCGTCTGCGGCCCAAGTTGCTAATTGGGCTTGCGTAACAGCAATTGTTTGGCATTCTGCGGCTCCGCATTGGGTAGGGCCAGAAGTAGAGGCAATTGTTGTGAGTGTATTTCCATTTTCATCTAGAATATCCCAGTACTCTGTGGTACCGTCAATATCTCCTTGTACGCAAATATCTAGAGTTGCGCCAGCTGTCGGAGCGTTAGCTATTCCGGTAAAGCTATGTGTATTATCGAGTGTTAATGAGGGATTAGCAACAACATTTCGAAAAGAGACACAATTAGAGTTGCTTAGTGGGACACCATTTATGAGCAATTGGGCATTTAGTTGAACGGGGGGATCTCCAGTACAGTAGTCTGTGGTACTTGCAGTAACATCTACTTGAATACTTTGATCTATAATATTAACAGCATTAGTTGCTGTACAGCCTGTTGCATTATCGGTAAAAGTTACTCGGTAGGTAGTTGGTGAATTAACCGTAGCGGTTGGGCTTTGGCAGTTGGTACAAGAAAGGCCTGTTGAAGGTCCCCATACATAGGTTCCGGCTGTACCTGAATTTGCAGATAAGGGGGTAGTTAGTGTTTGAGTGGGGCATTTTTCTACATTTTGGTTCGTTAGACGAACGGTGGGTAGTTGGACGGTATAGCCAAGAACTTGAAAGCCAGGAATAGGGCAAGAATTATCTTCAAAAGTAAGGGTAAAGTTATAGCTCGCTAGGGCTCCATTAGGCACAGTCCAGTTAACGTCAATATAGGCTGGATTAACATTATCCACAATTGTAGTTGTAGCAGCAGGGAGGCTACTACTCACTGTTTCTGAGATTTGGATAAGGTCTGTAGCATCGGGATCTTGGGCTTCGACCCTAAAGCTCATATTATTGCCTTCACAGGTATAAAAGGTAGTTCCGGTAAGTGAAGCTCCAGTGATATTACTGACGGGATTTACGGTAAGAACATTATTACTACAGTTAATGACTACGACCTGCATATCTCGGATACTATGTCCAATAAGCACCCCATTTCTAAATTCCTCGACTAAAACTGCAATAGCGGCAATTTGTGTCCCACTAGGAGTAATACTAATTTGTCCTGTATTAGAATTGAATCCAAAAGATCCAGTAGTGCTCATGGGTTGAGTTGCGGTAAATCCACCATTAAAAGTAATGCCTACACCAGCATTATCAAGGGGGGTAATCATACTATAGGCAATAGAATCTCCTTCTGCATCAATAACACCATGATTGTACTCAAAAGGAACACCTTCACAAATATAGGGCACAGGTGGAGTAGTAAAAGTTGGGGAGCTATTGCAGCCACCATCTACATTATTAAGCAAGGCTTCAATATACATATAAGCTGATCCAGGGCTTGTAATGTTGGTAACGGCATTATTTCGATTTCCCGTTCGGTAGGATAAGATCCAATCGGTGCAAGCTGCGGGTAGTGTAACTACGCCACTATATTGGTAGACTTCAATTCCCTGTAAGCTTCCACCATTACAACTAGAATTAGCTAATTCTGCAGGACAAAGAGGGGAGGCTTCAGCAAATGATATCTGTGTTAGTGTGACAGAGGTTGACAGCCCACAAGAGACCGAATTAATGTTAATACTAGCTGAAGAGGGTGCTGATACACCAGCACAGTCTCGATAGAATTGCAGATTGACTTCATACTGATTGGCCCCTAAGCAAACATAGGTAAGATCAGCTCCTACAATATGGGTAGCATGGCTGTATAGGGGGGAATAACAAAAGGCATAGGAAGCTCCATGTAGCTCTAGTCAATAGGCTCATTAGTAGTTAATTAAGTTAGGTAAATATATTTTAAGACTTGGATTTTGGCTTGGATGCAGCAAAATATAGAATTATAAATACATCTCTATAAAAACCGTCGAGCAAGTCTTAATAAAATTTAAAATTAGCTTAATTAGCCACTTAAAAGTTAATGATTAGACAGTCTAAAATAATTTAGAGGACTATTGATAAGGACTTAAATATTCTCCATTTTATAAAATTTATAAGTTCACATTTTAACTAAAAAAGTCTTTTTAATGGTAAAAAATTTCCCCCTTTATTTTTTTTATAATAAAACAGTCCCCACCACAAAGATTCTAAGTCGGCTCCCAAAAGTGCGTAGCACACAGTTTTAATGACTGAAGGGAATAACGACTGAGCAGAACTAAGAGCCCCAACAACAAGCCCTTTAGGACAGAGCTCGACGAGCAAAGGGTATAACTATAACCATAGTCAGCTAGGTTAGCCATGACTCCTAAAGCCTAGCAAGATAATTTTGAATTAAGTTGAAAGCTATAAAGAAAATAGTCTGCATCAACTGTTAATATAGGCTATTATTTACCAATAAGCTATTAACTTATAAAAGTTAAGCGCTATATTTAAAATTTGTCCCCCATTTGTCTTTTAAAATCCATAGATTTGGATACATTCTCATTTCAACTAACAAAAACAGAATTAAATGACTAGAATTCAGACTTTTGCATTCTTGCTGTTTAGCCTTTTCTTTTGGCAACAAGCGGGTGCACAAATCTTCTTTACGGAGAATTTTGAGGGTTTAACCGGCAGCAATGGCTTGCCGACAAACTGGACAGAATCAGGCTTATCTACGGATGGTATTTATTATGTAGGTGATTCTGCAGATGCTGATGCGGGAGGGTATTGGCCTGTACCCAATCACACTCTTTTTGCACAGAGCAACGATGACCTTTGTGATTGTGACAAATCTGAGGATCGACTCATTTTGCCTGTACAGAACTTTGCTACACGTTCAGGTGGGGTTGAGTTAATTGCAGACTTATACATGGATGGCAATTACGGAAGTACTGGACAGATTGAGATTAGTACCGACGGCGGAAGCAGTTGGGCCCCTATTTATGTTATGACTGCAGATTCTCTCTGGCAAAATAATATTACTATTTCGCTTAACGCTTATGCCAATAATAGCAGTGTACTCATTGCTTTTCGGTATAATGATAGTGGAAGTTGGGCCTCTGGTTTAGGTGTTGACAATGTTCGTTTAAATCAAACAGCTTCTGCTGATGAGCTTTTAATTTCGGATATTTTGCCTGCGGAATACACAATAATTCCTGAAAACCAGGCAAGTGCGATTCCTGTAAGTACAACCATTGCCAATATCGGTGGTAATACTGCAGCAACAATCAATATTACGACAAATGTCTATGATTTTGCCGCTCCTACTACCCCTATTCAGACCTATAGCAACACAGCAACAAATCTTACAGCTGGTTCTACGACTACGGTTAGCATGGGAGCCTTTACACCTCCTACACAATCAAGCTATATTTTCGAGCACATTATCACAGGTCCTACTGGAAGTACGGCTAATGATACTGCCCGTTATGGCCTAACTATTTCAAATAATGAATATGCTCGTGATGCGGGTAGCCCAACAAACCTTGTTGGTGCTGGTACTGGCGCAGTTGCAATTGTTGGTAATCTATATGATATTAGAGCCACTACCCAACTAGACTCAGCTTTGTTTTTCTTAGACTTAGATGATACCTATCTTGGAGATACAGTTCGCCTTGTTGTTGTACAAACTACTGCAGGTGTACCTAATGGTACTATTCTTGGTCAATCAGCCCCCTATGCTATTACAGCGGCTGACACCACTTCTGGCGGGACAATTTTTGTTCTTCCTATTACAAATACTACTGGTGGAGCCCTTAGCCTTACCCCCGGCCAATATTTAGTTGGTGTAGAAGAATCAATTACTATGGATGGTTTAGGCCTCCTTTGTGACCCCAATATCTATACACCTAATACTGTTTTTGCCAACATTAATGGGGGGGCATTTCAACCACTTAATGACCTAATTACGGCAGGTTTCCCCTACTCTCCTGTTATTCGTCCTTATCTTAATACAAACTGCACAGTTACAGCAACAGCTAGCGCTACTAACGCTACTTGTACGGCTAGTGATGGTTCTGCTACTGCCACTCCCGCCAATGGTGCTGCACCCTACACTTACCTTTGGTCAAACGCTGCAACTACGCAAACAATCAGTGGTTTGGCAGCTGGAACTTATGATGTAACGATTACAGATGCTTCAGGTTGTGTAGCTACTGCCTCTGCTACTGTTAACCAAACTACAGTTGCTCTTACAGGTACTGCTACAGCAACTAACGCTACTTGTGGAAATGCTAACGGTTCGGCTACAGCTACTGTCAGTAATGGTACTGCTCCTTATACCTACAGCTGGAGCAATGGCGCAACTACTGCCACTATTACAGGCCTTATGGCAGGTACTTATAATGTAACATTTACTGATGCTAATGGCTGTGAAGGTACAGCTAGCGCTACAGTTAACAGCCCTGCAGGTCCTAGTGCTAGCACTAGCGCTACAGATGCTACTTGTACAGCAGCCAACGGTTCGGCTACAGTTACCGCTACTGGTGGTGCTACTCCTTACACTTACCTTTGGTCTAATAACCAAACTACCGCCACAGCTACAGCTCTAGTAGCAGGCACTTACAATGTTACTGTAACAGACAACAACGGTTGTGCCGTAACTGGTAGCGCCACAGTAAGCAGCACAACAGGTACCGTTAGCGGAACAACTTCTAGCATTAACTCTAGTTGTGGTGCAGCCAATGGTTCAGCTACAGTTACCGCTACTGGTGGTGCTACTCCTTATAGCTACAACTGGAGCAATGGCGAAACTACAGCTACAGCTTCTAACCTTTCTGCTGGCACTTATACAGTTACGATTACCGATGCAAACGGTTGCCAAGGTACTGCTACCGCAACTGTAAGCAACCCCAACGCACCTACAGCTACTGCCGCTGTAACTTCTAACTACAACGGATCTGAACTTAGCTGTAACGGTGCTAGCGATGCAGAAGCTACTGTTACTCCTGCTGGTGGCACTGCTCCTTATACCTATATCTGGTCTAATGGACAAACTACTGCCGCAGCTACAGGACTTGCGGCAGGCAACCAAACTGTAACTGTTACCGATAACAACGGCTGTGCCGTAAGCACTATCGTAACCGTTACTGCTCCCGCTCTAGTTGATGCAACTGTTGATATGACAGGTACTATGGACGCCTCTTGCTTCTCTAACAATGACGGTATGGCAACAATCACAGCCTCTGGTGGAACTCCCGGTTACACTTACGCTTGGTCTAATAATGCCAACACTGCCGCTATCAATAACATCGGCGCAGGTACTTACACCGTTACTGTTACCGATGCTAACGGCTGTACAGATGATGCTACTGTAACTATTTCTCAACCTACAGCTATCGTAAATAGCATGGCTGTGACTGACCTTACTTGTAGTGGTAGCGCAGATGGAGCTATCACCGCCAACACTTCTGGTGGATCAGCCCCTTATACCTACAACTGGAGCAATGGTGCTACTACTGCTAACCTTACTGCTCTTGCTGCTGGCACTTACACGGTTACAATCTCTGACCTTAACGGTTGCGAATTGGTAGCCAATGCTACTGTTAACGCCAATGTTGCTATTACTCTCGATACTACCATTACAGGTACTTCTGTAGTAGGAGCTAGCGACGGAAGCATTGACCTTACCGTAACTGGTGGTACAGCTCCCTATACTTACAGCTGGTCTAATGGCGCAACTACCGCTAACGTAACTAACTTAGTCGCTGGCCTTTACAGCGTTACTGTAACTGACGCTAACGGCTGTAATACTAGCCTCACTGTTAATGTTCCCGATGGCCCCGTTGCTGTTCTAGCCACTAACGCCAATATCAATATTAGCGTATTCCCCAACCCTGTGGAATCTGTAGCTAAATTGACTATCGAACTTAACAAAGCTAGCGATGTGAAAATCGAATTGAGCAATGCCGCTGGTCAAGTGATCCGTAGCTTCCAAGCTAAACAAGTCCTTAACCAACAGTTCGATATCGACATGAGTGAATTGCCCGCCGGCGTTTACTTCCTACGTGTTGCCGATCAAGAAGCTAGCAATAGCTACCGCATCAGCAAAAAGTAATTTAGCCCCTTTTTAAGGTGCACCAATCTGACGCCTCTCCTATCTTGGAGGGGCGTCTTTTTTTGGGGCTGCCCCTTCCGCCGAGTTGAAACTCAGCGCAAAGCGGTATCGCTTTGCGAAGCGATACAAAATGAGGGTTGAAACCCTCATGAGTTTCCGGTCGGGTCGGGCTGTATCGCAGCTCGCTATTCGCTCGGCCCTGCGCGGGCTTCGCCCGCTGGGTCTGGCCTACGGCCACTGCTGTCCATCCCTCAGCCTGCGGCGGCTTCGCCGCCTGTCCCATCCAATTGGACCCAAAAAGGCCCCAAAAGCAAATGCTTTTGGGGCCTTCCCTACCATTTTTTTAGGCTTCTACTCTTGAGCTTCCAACTTCAAATTCCAGTCAATCTGAAAATCTTCCAAATTGCTGCTCTTCTCCGCCAAAGCCTCAAACTCCTCAAAAAAGACCGTGTTGCGCTTAAATACTAACTCAAAATTGCGATAGGCCACAAAAGAAAATGTCCCTAAAGCAATCATAAATGCCGCACAAATTAACCATATGGCCCCAAAACTCCCCCAATGCCCCAAGAAAAAAGAATAAGCCGAACCCACCATACTAATAGCCAGCACCGCTCCCATAAAAAAATAACGCCCTCTCTGCCCCTTCTGATACTCTTTCTGAGCCTTAGAACCCATCAGACGCTTCTTAATCTTGTCGTAATTTTCTGGGCGACGCTTGTAAGTCAAATACAAACGAGCCACCTCTTCTTGATTGAAATCTATATCGAAAACCATAGCATAAATTTGATTTATTGGGCCAGCTAAGGTAGGGATTTTTCTATTTTTTAAGGGTGATATAGACTACTTAATTATATTTGCAGACTTGTACAACAGCTAACATTAAATTAACATGCGAACTCAACTCTGTAATCCTTTTTTCTACCTTCTCTCCCTTCTCTTTTTTTCCTTTTCTCTACTCGCTCAAGACCAACTCTTAGACTATAAAGTAATTAGCGGACCAATGCCTGGGCACTATACCGACTCTACCGCTAGCTTCTGGATCTTGGTCCAAAAAAAACCCGCTCTACAAAAGAAAAACCGCCTAACTGCAGTCCTCAACAAACTAGAACAAGAATTTAGCAGTATTAGTTATCAAGACGAGCCACTTTGGAAAGACAAACGAGTAGTTCGTGTGCTGGCCAAGAAAACCCCAAAAAATACGCCCCCAAAAGATAGCTTTAGCTTTCTCACGGGCTCCTGCGCTTTCCAATATCCCCTTATTCTAAATATGTTTGGTAAACGCCGACGCTACAATAAGATTTTTAATAAAATGGCCCAAACAGAGGCCGAATTTATGGTTTGGACTGGCGACAATGTCTATTATGTTCTTGGCCAATGGAATTCTTACAAGGGGATGGTCAAAAAGAACCTGCGTTCTAGAGAACGCAAACCCATCAATCATTTTTTACAATCTTGTCCCCAATATGCTACTTGGGATGATCATGATTATGGTCCAAATAATAGCGATGCTAATTTCCCTCTAAAAGATACCGCCCTAAATGTCTTTAAAAAGGTTTGGGCCAACCCCTATTATGGAGAAGAAGACAACCCTGGAGTTTATAGCCATTTTAGCCAAGAGAATTGCGACTTTTTCCTGCTAGACTCTCGTTATTATTGTATAACTGATGGAGCAGAAGAAGATCGAACGCTCTTTGGCAAAAAACAAATGGATTGGCTCAAAAGACAACTCAAACAAGCCAAAGGTGATTTTAAATTCATCTTTTCAGGTACGCAACTTTGGCCCAAACTAGATAAAGGGGATCATTGGGACCATTTTCCCGCTGAGCGAAAAGATTTCTTAGATTTTCTCCAAAAAGAAAAGATCAAAGGCGTAGTAGTGATTAGTGGAGACCGACATTATAGCGAGCTCAATTGCCTGAAGCGTGAAGATAATTACCCACTTTATGAATATACCTGCTCTCCCCTCACGAGCTTTACCGACCCTTATTACTCCAAAGTGAATGATTGCCGAGAAGAGGGCACTTTTGTCCGCAAACAAAATTATGGCCTCTTAACTATTCTTGGCCAAGGCTTAGCGCGCATTTGCCGCATCCAAACCTTTAATCGAAAAGGCCAACTACTTTGGCAAAGAGAAATTGCCCTAAAGGATTTGCAATAAAAAACGGCCACAGCAATAATTTGCTGTGGCCGTTTGGCCTTAGGGCCATTTTGGTCCAACACTTAAACGGTTTTGCAGGGACGCGCAGCGGCCCGCAGGCCTAGCGATCTGTAGCAGTGGCCGTTAGGCCAGACCCAGCGGGCGAAGCCCGCGCAGGGCCGAGCGAATAGCGAGCTGCGGAACGTAGCGCCGCAAGGCCGTAGGCCGCAGCGGAGGCCCCAAAACAGCCTTTGCTTCTAGTTGTTCAATTTACTTTTTTTTCTTTTTGCTAAAGATGCTCCCCATAGCAACGCCGCCCACAGAAAACAGAGTGCGATCGGTCAAGCCTTCTAGCTCGGCCCCTTCGCCCAGTTTGTAGTAGCGACGAATGTCAAAAGTGAGCATAAAGTCATTGAGGGGCACTTCAATTTTGAGGCCTGCAGCAGCAAAAGCTCTAGCGCTAGCCTGCATATTATCGAGCTGAATGGCGGTAGGATCTTTGAGAAAAGCTTCTTCAAAAGCCATATTTTGGTCCAAGATAAAGAGCAAGTCGAGTTGCGGGTTAGCGGTAATGCCAAAAGTACCGCCCATAATTTTGCGTAAAATGCCAAATTTACCGCCCATATTGAGGCTCAGGCTCGTAAAGCCCGTTTGGTTGCTGACCGACTCTTCAATTTGATAGGGTACGACAATCACATCAATAAAAGCCTGAGCAAAACGCTTAGAATTCCCTTCTAAAAGACCCTTTTTTTCCTTTTCGCTCAAAACGGTATAGCGAGCGCCAAACTGCAGGCGAAAATCATTATCCTGAAAGGCCAATTTTCTAAAATCCAGTGAATCTCGGCCCTCCAAAAGGGTATTGATAAAAGGGTGCACCTTAAAATTAAGGGCCAAAGTATTGATCTTCTTGCGACCATCGGCCACTTTTTCCTTCAAATTATAATTGGCATCCAAGGCCAAAACTCCAGAGGCGGCCCCAGAGGCTTTAAACAAGCCGTAGAGGTTCCCCCCACCTGCTCCAGAAAACTGAAAAATGTTTTCTGTAGGATTAAACAGCATATCGACAGGCGTAGGATGCTGAGCGAAAACTTGACCTGAAAGCAGCAGGCCAATGGCAAAAAGTAGATTTTTCATAGGTATAGGTGAGTTAAATAGAGAAAACAACTTAAACTACAAGAGTGGGCTGTTCAAAATCAAGTTGGGGTCAGGGCTATTCCGCTTCATTTCAGCTAATTGACGAGCCGAGCAAACCCCAGGATAATCGCCAGAATGTCCCTGCAAATCTATAATAATTTGAAAATGCAAATGCGGCAACCAACCTCCATTTTCGCGCAAACTACCCAATTTACCGATTTCTGCCCCATCTCTTAAGCGTTGGCCTGGCTGTAGCTCCTCAATAGAAGCCTTAGACAGATGGCCATACAAAGTATAAAATTTGGGACAATTAAAAGGTTGGTGCTCTAAAATAATCACTCCTCCATAATTCCCTTCCTCTTCCAGATAGCCCTTGCTGTGTACCTTGGCCGCTAGAGGTGTGCGCACCCGCGTCCCCACGCGCATCCAAATATCTATGCCCAAATGTATGCAGCGTTCATCCAAAGGATCTGCCTCTGGATTAAACAAGCCCTTATCTCGATACAAATTTCGGCGCTCCAAATAGCCTCCAATCGCCATAAAACTACTGGTAACATCTAAGCGCTCTTGAATATAATTTTGCAAGTCTTTTTGGGTCTTAATCTCGGCCATTCTCGGATTATTTTCCGATAAATCCACGGCCACAGCATACTCTCGATTGGGCGAAAAAGTCACAACATTGCCAAACATGCCCTTCTTTGGGCCTACCCAAGCCAAAAAATCATCTACTCTTGCCATAGGTCTCTATTTAACTGGTTATTAGATATAAATTTGCGTTTAAAAATAAGTTATTACTTTTAAATAAACAAATCATTTTTATTTGGGTCCTCCGCCTCGCTGCGGTCGTTGAACTGCGGCCTAAAGGCCTTGTTCTGGTCTGGCCTAACGGCCACTGCTACAGATCGCTAGGCCTGTTCTAGCTCCAATAAAAGGCTTTCTCTAAAAGAAAGGCAACAAAAGTTTGCAACTAAAAACAAAAAGTTGTAAAATAAGCGCAAGGATGGGCTAAAACTTCGCAAAAACCAAACATTAAGCGTATATTTGGCCCCTATTGGAAAATAAAACAATATGTCAGAAGAAATAGAAAAGGACGTACAGGAGCAAAAGCCACAGCGGAACCAATTGGGCGAGATGTACAAAGATTATTTTTTGGACTACGCCTCTTATGTAATCTTAGAGCGGGCCGTACCCGCTGTAGAAGATGGCTTTAAACCCGTTCAGAGACGGATTTTACATGCTATGCACAGCATGGATGATGGTCGCTTTCATAAGGTGGCTAATATTATTGGCCAAACCATGCAGTATCACCCACATGGGGATGCTGCTATTGGTGATGCCTTGGTCAATTTGGGCCAAAAGGACCTCTTGATTGATTGTCAGGGAAACTGGGGAGATAACCGTACAGGAGACCGAGCAGCCGCCCCACGTTATATTGAGGCCCGCTTGTCTAAATTTGCCAAAACGGTTGTTTTTAATCCTAAAACGACCAATTATCAACTGGCTTATGATGGACGAAAAAAAGAGCCCATCCATTTGCCTGTTAAATTTCCCCTTTTGTTGGCCCAGGGCGTAGAAGGTATTGCCGTTGGTTTGTCTACCAAGATTCTCCCTCACAACTTTGTCGAGCTAATTAAGGGCTCAATCGCCATTTTGAGAGGGAAAAAGACCCAACTCCTACCCGATTTCCCCACAGGCGGAATGATGGACGCCTCTAACTATAATGGTGGAAAAAGAGGAGGGAAAATCCGTTTGCGGGCAGAAATAGAAATTGTAGACCGTAAGACCTTGGCTATTCGCCAGATTCCTTATGGTTGCACGACCTCTAGCTTGATCGATAGTATTATCAAGGCCAATAGCAAGCAGAAAATCAAGATCAAAAAGGTGGTGGATAACACGGCCAAAGATGTAGAGATTTTGATCGAGCTGCCTAGTAATAGCTCGCCTGAAATTACAATGGACGCCCTTTATGCCTTTACGGATTGTGAGCTTTCTATTTCGCCTAATGCCTGTGTCATCCAAGGTGATAAACCCATTTTTGTTACGGTCGATAAACTTTTGGAAATTGCCACTCAGCAAACCAAAGACCTTTTAGAATGGGAGCTTAAAATTCGGGAGCAAGAACTGCTAGATAAATGGCATTTGGCCTCTTTAGAAAAGATTTTCATCGAAAATCGCATCTATCAATTGATTGAGGATTGCGAAAGTTGGGAGGAGGTTCTAGAGACGATAGATAAGGCTATGCAGCCTTTTGTCAAACAGCTTTGGCGACCAATAACCCAAGAGGATATCATCCGCTTGACCGAAATTAAAATTAAGCGGATCTCTAAATATAATAAGTTCCAAGCCGATGAATACCTCAAAAAATTAGAGGATGAGCTGGCTGATGTTCGCCATGATTTGGCCAACTTGGTGGATTATGCTATTGAGTATTACAAAGGCCTGCTTAAAGACTTTGGCAAAGACAAAGAACGCAAAACAAAAATTACCACCTTTGATAATATTGATGCCGTAGAAGTGGTCGTCAATAATGCCAAGCTCTATATCAACCGCAAAGAAGGTTTTATGGGCTATGGCCTCAAAAAAGATGAGTTTATTGAAGAATGCTCAGATTTGGAT
This window contains:
- a CDS encoding DNA gyrase/topoisomerase IV subunit A is translated as MSEEIEKDVQEQKPQRNQLGEMYKDYFLDYASYVILERAVPAVEDGFKPVQRRILHAMHSMDDGRFHKVANIIGQTMQYHPHGDAAIGDALVNLGQKDLLIDCQGNWGDNRTGDRAAAPRYIEARLSKFAKTVVFNPKTTNYQLAYDGRKKEPIHLPVKFPLLLAQGVEGIAVGLSTKILPHNFVELIKGSIAILRGKKTQLLPDFPTGGMMDASNYNGGKRGGKIRLRAEIEIVDRKTLAIRQIPYGCTTSSLIDSIIKANSKQKIKIKKVVDNTAKDVEILIELPSNSSPEITMDALYAFTDCELSISPNACVIQGDKPIFVTVDKLLEIATQQTKDLLEWELKIREQELLDKWHLASLEKIFIENRIYQLIEDCESWEEVLETIDKAMQPFVKQLWRPITQEDIIRLTEIKIKRISKYNKFQADEYLKKLEDELADVRHDLANLVDYAIEYYKGLLKDFGKDKERKTKITTFDNIDAVEVVVNNAKLYINRKEGFMGYGLKKDEFIEECSDLDDVIVFHKDGSYTVTKIAEKVFIGKNPLHVAIWRKGDERMIYNVVYADLDKGANYVKRFAVTAITRDRQYPIANQVEKAKILHFSANPNGEAELLHIQLSQACKAKKKDFEYDFADLAVKGRSARGNLLSKYPIRKIQVKRQGESTLGALQIWFEPETGRLNSSGYGQLLGDFEEEDRILALYQDGSYEMTNYELSNRFEAEELLLVQKWDAEQPITALYFDGERKTTFVKRFLIETTTLNSRFEYLPNDHRSTKLLWASTHPAPEVSFEQREGRNYSANKAKLAEIADVTGWKALGSKLHDDKIRNLKDLSPAITAANEEKDDNQKALF
- a CDS encoding peptidoglycan DD-metalloendopeptidase family protein — its product is MARVDDFLAWVGPKKGMFGNVVTFSPNREYAVAVDLSENNPRMAEIKTQKDLQNYIQERLDVTSSFMAIGGYLERRNLYRDKGLFNPEADPLDERCIHLGIDIWMRVGTRVRTPLAAKVHSKGYLEEEGNYGGVIILEHQPFNCPKFYTLYGHLSKASIEELQPGQRLRDGAEIGKLGSLRENGGWLPHLHFQIIIDLQGHSGDYPGVCSARQLAEMKRNSPDPNLILNSPLL